The following are from one region of the Carassius gibelio isolate Cgi1373 ecotype wild population from Czech Republic chromosome A13, carGib1.2-hapl.c, whole genome shotgun sequence genome:
- the LOC128026014 gene encoding uncharacterized protein LOC128026014, with the protein MKSHEGELEREISKVQGMVCELRAGFSRALLELNQIQQGDTELQSQLEDTRHGCNKRSLHLESLVLSLKEELEEVRCQFRQLCEARERTPPENPGRENNGVDDSSGQSNGAAEAPPLSSVGGDFLIHCYLQGLQVWKWARQNSGADSLSCHVTHSCLRRGTRRGVVEMLLQSEHDYVSSLNQLYEKYKSAEQHVAFVKHIDQMLQRHLLFRNTLEERLTTDERSCAAGDAFLNLTGHNNKSFYDAYLGYVASLGTVLRTEISSTSPHSNPQEEKESFRLLSLLFAPVSRIHKYLNIIQALLRSSGTGHADWCSLQESERVLWDLCTSCHMTLAKTGPCEEREGPEQGFRSRCCAESPDCGPSAFTKYCANTDADTASVTAGAGIDGTVHQRKCCRVGISQTLPRPSGILRNGREHMCDLTPGGWTAEYMWNGSIGQSHTGPICVPFARHPREGGRFLNPVPPVGVGGNLTTAAKSQSSSAGLAVRVCGSPGLDGRIYTSDLYPPSQRLDDGDTDCDVADASIFDFSSVTTCSPDETLNRLRGEEARDEEDNDEENSEVPVLLKPSYTHNSSAVQTGGSLCLQWQIPRRAPIPSEVCIGAQGKPHAPKPHRILASAFRPIWDATYSQGDVTPAKENSVSFSSTNQIINQQQETDQSRSAYRGTGVQRAAAVWHDSEDSEGPCSTV; encoded by the exons gaggagctggaggaggtaCGTTGTCAGTTTCGTCAGCTCTGTGAAGCACGAGAGAGAACGCCACCAGAGAATCCAGGAAGAGAGAA TAATGGAGTGGACGACAGTAGCGGACAGAGTAATGGTGCTGCAGAGGCTCCTCCCCTTTCATCTGTGGGTGGAGATTTCCTCATACACTGTTACCTGCAGGGATTACAGGTGTGGAAATGGGCCAGACAGAATTCAG GTGCAGATTCTCTATCCTGCCATGTAACACACAGCTGCCTACGGCGGG GCACGAGGCGGGGTGTGGTGGAGATGCTGTTGCAGTCCGAACACGATTATGTGTCTAGTTTGAATCAGCTCTACGAGAAATACAAATCTGCTGAGCAACA TGTGGCGTTTGTAAAGCATATTGATCAGATGctacagcgccacctgctgttccGTAACACCCTAGAAGAACGACTGACCACCGATGAGAGAAGCTGTGCTGCTGGGGATGCTTTCCTCAACCTCACTGGACACAATAAT AAGTCTTTCTATGATGCATATCTTGGATACGTGGCCAGTCTGGGAACTGTCCTGAGAACAGAGATCAGTTCAACTTCACCCCACAGCAACCCACAG GAGGAGAAAGAGAGCTTCAGATTGCTTTCCTTACTATTTGCTCCTGTTTCCCGCATCCACAAATACCTGAACATCATACAG GCTCTGTTACGCAGTTCTGGCACTGGACATGCAGACTGGTGTTCACTGCAGGAGAGTGAGCGGGTGCTGTGGGACCTCTGCACAAGCTGTCACATGACTTTAGCAAAGACGGGGCCGTGCGAAGAAAGGGAGGGGCCTGAACAAGG TTTTAGAAGCAGGTGCTGTGCCGAGAGCCCCGACTGTGGCCCTTCCGCTTTTACCAAGTACTGTGCCAACACCGATGCAGATACAGCCAGTGTCACAGCGGGAGCAGGCATAGACGGCACTGTACACCAGAGGAAATGCTGTCGTGTTGGCATCTCACAGACACTACCTCGGCCCAGTGGCATTTTAAG AAATGGCCGTGAGCATATGTGTGATCTGACCCCTGGTGGCTGGACTGCAGAGTACATGTGGAATGGCAGCATAGGGCAGAGCCACACAGGTCCCATCTGTGTACCCTTCGCTCGTCATCCTAGAGAAGGAGGGCGCTTTCTGAATCCTGTGCCACCTGTAGGTGTCGGGGGAAACCTCACCACTGCTGCCAAGAGTCAGAGTTCTTCGGCTGGTCTGGCCGTGCGTGTGTGTGGGTCTCCAGGCCTCGACGGACGCATATACACATCTGACCTGTACCCTCCGTCACAACGTCTCGATGACGGCGACACAGACTGCGATGTGGCTGATGCATCCATTTTTGACTTCTCTTCTGTAACGACCTGTAGCCCAGATGAAACTCTGAATCGACTCAGGGGAGAGGAAGCACGTGATGAGGAGGATAATGATGAAGAGAACAGTGAGGTTCCAGTTCTCCTCAAACCTTCATACACTCACAATTCTTCAGCTGTGCAGACAGGGGGAAGCTTATGCTTGCAGTGGCAGATTCCTAGACGGGCTCCTATTCCTTCTGAGGTTTGCATTGGGGCTCAAGGAAAACCGCATGCCCCAAAACCACACAGAATCCTTGCCAGTGCCTTCCGGCCGATTTGGGACGCGACTTATTCACAG GGTGATGTGACTCCTGCAAAAGAGAACTCTGTATCTTTcagctcaaccaatcagatcATTAATCAGCAGCAAGAGACTGACCAATCACG ATCTGCATATAGAGGGACTGGAGTCCAGCGGGCTGCAGCAGTGTGGCATGACAGTGAGGACAGTGAAGGACCCTGCAGTACAGTCTGA